CGATGCGAGATTCGGAGAGGCGACCAGACTCGACCGCCTCCAGGATCGCATCTCGCGTCTCCAGGAGGTCGTCGGCGGGGACGAATCCGGTGAGGACGAGGTCGGCGCCGGCCTCGATGGCCCGTACGGCGGCCTCACCGACGGGGTAGTTGTCGGCGATGGCGTCCATCATCATCGCGTCGGTGACGACGACGCCGTCGAAGCCGAGGTCGTCCCGGAGGAGGTCGGTGAGGATCGCCGGAGAGAGCGTCGCGGGAAGGCCCGGATCGAGACACTCGACGACGATGTGGGAGGTCATGATGCAGTCGACGCCCTCCTCGATCATCGTCTCGAACGGCGGCAGGTGGACCCGCTCGAGGGTTTCTCGGTCGTAAGTGACGTGCGGTAACTCCATGTGGGAGTCGAGTTCGGTGTCGCCGTGGCCCGGAAAGTGTTTGGCGACGGCCACCTGGTCTTCTGCGTGGATTCCCTCGAGCGCGGCCGTCGCATACGTAGCGACCGTCTCGGGCGTGGTGCCGGGAGAGCGAACGCCGATGACGGGGTTGTCGGGGTTGGTGTTCACGTCGACAACGGGCTGGTGGTTCATATTGAGGCCCATCCCCAGCATGTCCTGGGCGATGGCCGCCGAGACGTCCCTCGCGAGGTCGAGGTTGCCGGCGGCCGTCCGTCCCATGAGTGCTGGGTACGCGCGGGTCTCGTGTCTGACGATGTCGACGGTTCCGTACTCGCAGTCGGCGGAGATCAACAGCGCCAGTCCGGGGTCCACGTCGGCGGCCCACTCCTGTACCTGGTTCGTGTACTGGGCCATGAAGTGGGGCGTCACCCGGTGGTTTCCGTAGATCCGGAGTGCTCCCGGTCGGACTGTCTCGAGGACTGTCTTCATCTCTTCGGTGGGCCACCCGGTCTCGGTCTCGAAGTTCCCGAGTCCGATTCCCGCGTGGATCAACTGCCCGACCTTTGCCTCTAGCGATAACGCTCCGATCGTCGTCGATGCGTCGGCCATATACGCTCTCTCGAGCGATAACTCAAAGGTCTTTCTGGACCGGCTATCCGGATGACGTACGGTGGAACGGGGAGAGGGAGCGTAAACGCCGGTCCAGGACGACTTCTGACGTGACCCAATCGGTTAAGACGGTGGCATCGCATACCTCGAATACGATGTCGGGACTACTCGCAGACGAGACGGTGATCGTCACCGGCGGAACCCGCGGAATCGGACGGGCCATCGTCGACCGATTCGCGGCAGAGGGAGCCAACCTGGTCGTCTCCTCGCGCAGCGACGACGACGTGACGACCGTCGCGGAGGAACTTCGCACGGAGCACGGCGTCGACGCCGTCGGCGTCCCCTGTGACGTCACGAACGCCGACGAGATCGAGGTGCTGGTCGACGCGACTCTCGAGCGATTCGGCGAAATCGACGCCCTCGTAAGCAACGCCGGTGGCTCGATCAACGACGACAACCTCCATCGAATCGACGAGGAGGCCTGGGATCGCACCGTCGAACTCAACCTGAAGTCGCTCTTCCTGGTCGCTCGGGAGGTGCTCCCCCCGATGGTCGAGAGCGGCGGCGGCTCGATCGTTCACATGTCCTCGGTCAACGGCCTGGACGGAATCGGTCAGATCGCCTATTCCTCCGCCCGGAGCGGCGTCGTCGGCCTCTCGCGACTCATCGCGACGCAGTACGGCCGCCACGGCGTTCGATCGAACGTCGTCTGCCCAGGGACCATCGAGACCGACCGACGAAGCGGGCAGATGGACACAACCGGCGAGAGCCGCGCGTCGGACGAACACGACGGCGAGTGGACCCAACGCGACCAGTGGATCGACCAGTACCCGACCGGCCGATTCGGCCGGCCGGAGGAGGTTGCCGACGCGACCCTCTTTCTCGCTTCGGACATGTCTTCGTTCGTCAATGGCACGCACCTCGTCGTCGACGGCGGACTCACCGCCGGGCTGGACTGGAGCTTCCAGCAGCAAATCTTCGGGAGCGACGAAACGCCGACGCGACCGAGCAAGCGGTAGGCACGCCTCGAGGCGTTCTTTCCACCGAAAACTGAGTCCGACGTAGAACCCGTGTCGAGATAGAGGGGGAGACCGTCAGACGTGCTCGGACGCCCACACGAAGAATCTGAGCGGCAGGGCCGTCTCGAGCAGCGGATCGCCCGCTCGAAGGTGCGCACACCGATCGTGCATGCCGAACAGGAGCGACGACATCGTCGTTCGCTCGCACTCGACGTCCGGCTCCAGCCCGTCGCTTCCGGGTTCGACCGACACCCCATCGGGACCGTAGACGATCCGGACCGACTGCTCGCCCGCGATAGCGAGTTCGACGCTTCCCTCGTCGGATCGCCCGCTCTCGAGCCAGCGCTCCTCGAGTTGTCCCTCGAACGCCTCGAGCACGGCCTGCAGATCGTTGATGCGGAACTTGCGATGCGGGCGCGCCGTCCAGAATCGACTGTGGCCGGAGAAGACCGGCTCGAGTGGATGCCACGGCGGGACGCGCGCCGTCAGGTCGTTCAGATCGAGCAGCGCCAGGACGTGCGAGAGTAGCGTCTCGAGGCCGCGTTCAGACCCACCGAACTCCTCGACCGTGCGGCTCCGACTCGTTCGGGTGAGGCTCACGTACGCTGGATCTCCTGCGCCACCGTAGCCACCCTGGCCAACGTCTTCACCGCCGTAGCCCTCGTCGTCACTACCGTCACCACCATCGGTACCGTCGTCGCCGCCGTCACCAACGTAAACGAACGTCTCCAGGTCGCGCTGTCCGAGGACGGTTCGAGTCTCGTCCAGGTCGCGGACCACGCGGTACGGTTCGGCCTCGTGAATCTCGTGAAGCGTCTCGAGGTGGGCGTCGGCGTCGTAGCCGACGACGGCTTCCGAGGCGGTCACGTCGCCGTCGAACGATCGCTCGGTGAGTTTGTACTGGTACTCGGTGCCGACGTTCTCGTAGCCGAAGTGGGCGTAGCGCTGGCGGTTGCCGCTCAGATCGGAGAGGGGAACGTCCTCGTCGGCCATCCGGTCGAACCAGAACTCGAGCAACTCGCTCATGTAGCCGTTGCCGCGGTACCGTTTGTCGGTGGCGACGCCGCCGATTCCCCAGCACTCGACCGTCTCGCCGTCGACGCCGGTCGAGAGGGTCTGGGGGACCGCGCCGATGTGACTCACGATCCGGTCGTCCTGGACGATGATCGCGTGGTGGTCACTGTGATCCGGGTTGTACGCGAACGGGAGGCTGGCCTGCATCCCGCCGCGCTCGTAGGCGAAGTTGCGATCGAGGAGGCCCATCATCTCCGAGAACTCCTCCGGGGTCGCGAGTCGCGGGCCGTCGGCGTCAGTCATCGGGACCACCGCTTCGTTGGTCGGTCGGTTTCGGTACGAGCGTCGGTCGTTAGGTTGTCAGTTGGCATTGTCGATGAGCGTCGTGAGTTGTTCGAGTTCGTGCGTTGCAATCGCGTCGTCGTCGGCGGGTTCGTCCTGGGGAACGCTACACTCGGCGGTGACGAACCCGTCGTATTCGGCCGCGACCAGCGCCTCGAACAGGGGCGCGTGATCGACCTCACCCTCGCCGAGTCGGCGGGGTCGATACGTCCGCAGGCCGTCGGCGGTCTCGAGGCGGAACGCGCCGTGGGCGTCCCCGTCTCCGTCCCCGTCTTCGTTCTCGTTCTCGTTCTCGTTCCCGTTCCCCCTGTTGTCCCCGTCGGCGATGAGTTGCTCGTCCTTGACGTGGACGTGGCGCAGGTCGTCGCCCAGTCGGTCGACCGATTCGGCACCGTACGCCTCGCCGACGAGGAACATGTTTCCGGCGTCGTGGATGACGCCTACATTGTCCCGGTCGATGGCCGACAGCAGTTGCTCCGTACCCGAAATCGTCTCGGAGAGCCAGCGGGCGTGGATTTCGATCAAGAGAGTGACGCCGTGCGCTGCAGCCCGATCCGCGGCCCGCTGGTACCACGTCGCAGCCGTCTCGACATCCTGATCGGTCGCCTTCCACGGGGCCGGCCCGCCGGGATTGTGCCGAACGAAGTCGCAGTCGAGCAGGGTCGCGAACTCGAGGAATCGTTCGAGCGCTTCGACCTGGGCCTCACACTCGGATCGGGACGTGCCGACGTACGCACCCGTGTAGGTCGCGAGACACGGGACGTCGAGGTCGTGATCGTCGAGCCGTTCCCGGAGGTCAGCAACCTCGTCGGTCGACCGGTCGACGGCGAGGTGGGGGGCCCGGCACATCGGTTCGAACCCGTCGTAGCCGATTTCGGCCGTAAGATCGACGGCCTCCTCGAGGCTCCGGTCGCGCAGAACCTTGCTGAACAGGGCTGATTGGATCGCCATCTGGTGTACGCTATTCCCGAGTCACTATAAATACTGGTACGGTATCGATTTGCCGTCGGCGCCAAGAAGAACACGACGCGTCGTGTCGCGACTCGATCGATTACGCGACGATCAGCGATCGTATTTAGTCGACCGATTGCGTAACGATCGGCGGTACAAACGATTAAGACCCTCGCCTCCATCGGACCCGATAACACATGACAGCGACCGAGCTCCGCGTCGTTCCTCGACCGCGTCGCGTCCAGGCGACGAGCGGAACCGTGCGATTCGAACCACCGTTTACGCTCGCCACGGGGGCGGACGTCCCCCCTGCCATCGGGTCCCTGTTCGAGACGCTCCTCGAGCGGGAGACGAACGCCCCGGTACGGCGAGGCACTGACGACGCGGACGTCGAACTACGTCTCGAGGACGCGCCCACCAACACACCCGCCGAGGCGTTCGACGATCCGGAGGGATACGTCCTCAAGGCGGACGCAGACGCAGGGACGGTATCGATTCGAGCCGCGACCGCCGATGGCCTCCGACACGGCTGCCAGACGTTCGTGACCGGAATTTCACGAGGCGGTGAGGGCGACGGGTACGAGCAGTGGACCCTGCCCGCCTGTGAAATCCACGACTGGCCGGAGTCGTCCTGGCGCGAGTTCATGCTCGACCCGGCCCGCGGCTTTCTCCCGGTCGAGCAGGTGAAACGACGGATCGACCAGGCCGCCCGGGCGAAGTACAACCGACTCCACCTCCACCTGATCAACGACGAGGGTTGTGCCCTCCAGTCCACGAACTACCCCAAACTGAACCAGGATGCGGACGGCACACCCCTCCCCGCGTACTCGCCCGAGGACGTCGACGAACTCGTCGCGTACGCAGCCGACCGGGGAATCGACATCGTTCCCGAGATAGACGTTCCGGCCCACGCCGGCCACCTCCTCGAGCGGTACCCCAAACTCAGGTGTACCGTCCAGGACGGCGAGCCCGCCGACCGGACGATCTGTATCGGGTCCGAGGAGACCGTCGAGTTCGTCGAGACGCTATTCGAGGAGGTAATCGAGCGGTTCCCATTCGAGTACGTCCACGTCGGCGGCGACGAGTGGGAGATGCAGGGGTACTCCTGGAACGAGTGCGTCGATTGCCAGGCGAAGATGGCCGCGGACGGCTCAGAGACGGACACCGAACACTTCTACGCGTTCGTTCGTCACCTCCACGACTTCCTCGCCCAGCACGATCGCCGGACGATCGTCTGGAACGACCAGATCGACATCTCGGCGTCGCCCGACCTCCCCCGGGACCTGCTGATTCACTTCTGGCGCGTCGCAGCGCCCGACCGGGGTCCGGTCGAGGGGTGTAGCCTGGAACGGTTCCTCGAGGAGGGGTTCGACGTGATCAACTCGTACGTCCACGCGGCCTACGTTCGGGGATGGATCACGGAGGACTACGTGCTCGGGTGGGCGCCCAGGCGTCGACCGACGGTGCCCGAGGAGCGAGCCCACCAGATCCGTGGCGGCGGACTGCTCGCGTGGGAACCGTCCGACGAGACGGAACGGGCGTACTTCGAGCGGGCGCTCCCGTCGGCGATGCCGATCTTCGCGGATCGACTCTGGAACTCGACGAGCGTCGACGACCGGGATGCGTACTCGCGGACTGTAACCCGACACGCGCTGGGTCCGTTCGTCCCGTCGGACTTCGACGTCTATAGCGAACTCGGCGGATTGATTCTGCCAACGTGGTGGAAACGTCCGTCCGGAACGCTGCTCGCGCACGTGAACAGTTCGCTCGGAGACCGAACGCCCGAACGAGCGAAAGCGAACTACCGATCAGCGGTCGAAACGCTCGCTGAACTGCGGGCGGCCGATCAGACGGTCTACCCCGAAACTGCATCGACGTACGAATCGTCACTCGGGTGGCTGATAGAGGTCGCCGAGCGAGATGGTCGGGGCGTCATCGATCGGCCTTGAGCGCCTTTCGAGACCTCATCGGGGCTCGTCGATCGAATTTAGCCGTTGCGATAGAAGTCCCTGGTAAACGGGCTCAAGTTTGAAATGGTCGGCACACAGCGGACTGATCAGATCGAGTTCTAGCGAGTTAGAACAGGAAGGAATTGTAAAACTATTAGACGGGAATGGCTCCTGTTTTATAGTATGTTCATATGTGATAACGATACAATAGTTTGCGAAAATTATATTGTGTTGTGAAGTAACGTGTGGGTGGATGTCGTATGATAAGCACTACCGAGACCGTAGCGAGTGGTCTCGACCGGAACTGGATGCAGTAAGCGACCGTTCGAGCGACTTCGACGTCTCGCGGCGATCGATGCTGGCGACGACGGGCGCTGGCATTCTCGGCGCGCTCTTCTCGAGCACCGGGACGGTCGGCGCCGCAGAGTCCGACGCGCTCAACGCGAAGACCCGGACTACGATCTGGACCGACGAGATGCGAGCAAACGCCCAACGGAACATCAAACGGTACGACTGGGCCGCGAGTCAACGGGACACCGCCGTCGCGGAAGCCGACGCTCGGTTGGAACAGCTGGGGCCCGACCTCGAGAGCCTCTGGAGCCTGGTCACCGCCCAGGGAATCCCCCGCGGCGGCGGACTGGTGAACCAGCGCGAGATCCTCGGCGGCTACCACGATTCGGGCGACGACCGTCTCTGGAAGATGCAGACGGAAGTCGACAATCCGCACGGCGACGGGAAACTCACCGTGCCGACGAACGACTTCGGTGCCTACCGCGAGAGCGGCCTGAACGACCGGGGAATGTTCGACCCTGACCTGGCCGACGATTCCCTGCTGGTTAACGAAGAACACCCCGAGATGGGGGAGGGATGGGGCGTCGACGACGGCTGGGGATGGGTCGACGAGAACGACGACCTGGGCGGCGGCACCGGCACCAGGTGGAACTTCGTCGCGTACTACAACCACTGGCACATCTGGCGGCCCGGGGGCATTCTCGGGCTTATTCGCCGCCTCACCGACGCCTACCTCTACACCGGCGACCAGAAGTACTCGAGGGCGGGTGCCGTCCTCCTCGACCGGATCGCTGACGTCTACCCCGAGATGGACCTCACTGAGTATACGTTCACGCTCGACGGGTTCTGGAACAGCCACGGTGGCCGCCAGACGGGGAAGGTGGTCGGCGCGTTCTGGGAGTCGAACCTCATGCGGCCGATCGTCCGCTCCTACGACGCGTTCTTCCCCGGCATGGAGGGCGACGACGAACTCATCGCGTTCCTCGACGCCAGGACCGACGAGTACCCCGGCCTGGAGGACAAGGATTCGATCGAGAAGATCAGAAAGAACATTGAGGACGGTATTCACCGCGAGATTCTGCCAGCGAATAAGAACTCGAACATGATCGTCGAGAGTGGCGGGGGCAGCGCGCTCGTGCAGGCCGCTCGCACACTCGACGAACCCGATGGCTACACACGAGAAGCGATCGAGTGGGTCTTCCAGCCCGGAGACGAGTACTTCGACGGCGACGTCTGGAACGAAGAGCCCGAGAACTGGTTCACCACAGGCGGAAACATTCTCACCCCGCTCGTAGACCGAGCCGACCGCGACGGCTACTTCGACATCGAGGCGCCCCACTACAACCGCATTCCTCACAGCTCGGTACGACAGGTGGCCGACTACCTCCGGGGTTACGATGCGTTCGACGGCGCGGACCTCTATCAGCACCCCAAACTCCAGCAGTCGCTCCTGCAGAATACGCACCTGCTGTTGATTGACGAGTTCACCCCACAACTCGGCGACGCACACGGACCGTCCGCCGTCGAGTGGAGCCAGACTTCGGTCGAAGAGGGATTCAAGCTGACGGGCGAGCCGATTTTCGCTCAGTTGTGGCACTACCAGAACGGGTACTCGACGGCGGGAATCAACGGCTCCATCTTCGACACTGAACCCGAGAACCTCAGCGACGACGTGCAGGGCATCATCGACGCCGAAGGCCCCCTCGACCTACCCAGCCAGAATCTCGCGGGCTACGGCTTCGCCGTACTCCGAGACGGCGAGAACTATCTGAACCAGTCGTTCGGGACGACCTACGACACCTCGGAACTGTTCGCTGACGCTAGTACCG
This region of Natronosalvus halobius genomic DNA includes:
- a CDS encoding family 20 glycosylhydrolase — protein: MTATELRVVPRPRRVQATSGTVRFEPPFTLATGADVPPAIGSLFETLLERETNAPVRRGTDDADVELRLEDAPTNTPAEAFDDPEGYVLKADADAGTVSIRAATADGLRHGCQTFVTGISRGGEGDGYEQWTLPACEIHDWPESSWREFMLDPARGFLPVEQVKRRIDQAARAKYNRLHLHLINDEGCALQSTNYPKLNQDADGTPLPAYSPEDVDELVAYAADRGIDIVPEIDVPAHAGHLLERYPKLRCTVQDGEPADRTICIGSEETVEFVETLFEEVIERFPFEYVHVGGDEWEMQGYSWNECVDCQAKMAADGSETDTEHFYAFVRHLHDFLAQHDRRTIVWNDQIDISASPDLPRDLLIHFWRVAAPDRGPVEGCSLERFLEEGFDVINSYVHAAYVRGWITEDYVLGWAPRRRPTVPEERAHQIRGGGLLAWEPSDETERAYFERALPSAMPIFADRLWNSTSVDDRDAYSRTVTRHALGPFVPSDFDVYSELGGLILPTWWKRPSGTLLAHVNSSLGDRTPERAKANYRSAVETLAELRAADQTVYPETASTYESSLGWLIEVAERDGRGVIDRP
- a CDS encoding heparinase II/III domain-containing protein, whose protein sequence is MSYDKHYRDRSEWSRPELDAVSDRSSDFDVSRRSMLATTGAGILGALFSSTGTVGAAESDALNAKTRTTIWTDEMRANAQRNIKRYDWAASQRDTAVAEADARLEQLGPDLESLWSLVTAQGIPRGGGLVNQREILGGYHDSGDDRLWKMQTEVDNPHGDGKLTVPTNDFGAYRESGLNDRGMFDPDLADDSLLVNEEHPEMGEGWGVDDGWGWVDENDDLGGGTGTRWNFVAYYNHWHIWRPGGILGLIRRLTDAYLYTGDQKYSRAGAVLLDRIADVYPEMDLTEYTFTLDGFWNSHGGRQTGKVVGAFWESNLMRPIVRSYDAFFPGMEGDDELIAFLDARTDEYPGLEDKDSIEKIRKNIEDGIHREILPANKNSNMIVESGGGSALVQAARTLDEPDGYTREAIEWVFQPGDEYFDGDVWNEEPENWFTTGGNILTPLVDRADRDGYFDIEAPHYNRIPHSSVRQVADYLRGYDAFDGADLYQHPKLQQSLLQNTHLLLIDEFTPQLGDAHGPSAVEWSQTSVEEGFKLTGEPIFAQLWHYQNGYSTAGINGSIFDTEPENLSDDVQGIIDAEGPLDLPSQNLAGYGFAVLRDGENYLNQSFGTTYDTSELFADASTEVNDSFDEAIQFQCYEPGEWWTFEFDADEAGEYDLDIEALFVGSYGIYDLYLNGEQVDTVDFYSPSFTRDTITYTVDLEAGTNELRFECVGKNDESSNYLMALYYLTLIGEDEREDWENAAELGNAKRAFWMYYGRTGIDAGGSTHNHGDALNLGVAAHRLELSPDLGYPERTGNWPKHDFTKGTISHNTVTVDRSRQEQRWVATPRHFEAEDERVNLIDVDAYRAYEQCDEYRRTTAMITVDEEHSYAVDFFRVAGGDDHVFSFHGQVGEATAEGLDLVPQDGGTYAGEDIRKPDYGEETDYTREVGSGFNYLTNVERDTDPGSSVAVDWDVEDYWNHRDDDADGVHLRLTSFGDFDEVALADGHPPDRSGNPDSLRYVLLRRQGNDIESDFVSTIEHYEGERAVDNVEKVAVDGGEGHAVRVDLTNGRTDYVVCSFEETDTLTIDDTFEFKGFFGLYSIEDGEPEYAYVQDGTRLKALDEPALVQESVGRVQGIVEDFTREISLENELTIRVGGNGSHLERHAGFVYVDNDDSDPWRGEPDPTNPIEGRGQRGQGNGAYPIEGLGGSNGNLVTLDTGRQTFTRDFVDPDQLEDTGYNYIIDDNDDVRIPLTSTWSAE
- a CDS encoding glycoside hydrolase family 3 protein, whose protein sequence is MADASTTIGALSLEAKVGQLIHAGIGLGNFETETGWPTEEMKTVLETVRPGALRIYGNHRVTPHFMAQYTNQVQEWAADVDPGLALLISADCEYGTVDIVRHETRAYPALMGRTAAGNLDLARDVSAAIAQDMLGMGLNMNHQPVVDVNTNPDNPVIGVRSPGTTPETVATYATAALEGIHAEDQVAVAKHFPGHGDTELDSHMELPHVTYDRETLERVHLPPFETMIEEGVDCIMTSHIVVECLDPGLPATLSPAILTDLLRDDLGFDGVVVTDAMMMDAIADNYPVGEAAVRAIEAGADLVLTGFVPADDLLETRDAILEAVESGRLSESRIDESVERILALKDRHDVGERRYVDPLEAIESMASTEHEAIAREAYERSFSVLGNGDVLPLSPDASVLLTGIRGVQDFEPHLDAAFGDVLACSLAPGDVRTLDDPKPTMEPESTERSLETLRSVADSVDVAVVTTYAREAFPEGQRRIVEELATTVPVVLVSLGLPNEHSDLPEGVAYVATYVQDRLGLPSPLPDTAGAALADVLARDPDVLESLPVE
- a CDS encoding GNAT family N-acetyltransferase, coding for MTDADGPRLATPEEFSEMMGLLDRNFAYERGGMQASLPFAYNPDHSDHHAIIVQDDRIVSHIGAVPQTLSTGVDGETVECWGIGGVATDKRYRGNGYMSELLEFWFDRMADEDVPLSDLSGNRQRYAHFGYENVGTEYQYKLTERSFDGDVTASEAVVGYDADAHLETLHEIHEAEPYRVVRDLDETRTVLGQRDLETFVYVGDGGDDGTDGGDGSDDEGYGGEDVGQGGYGGAGDPAYVSLTRTSRSRTVEEFGGSERGLETLLSHVLALLDLNDLTARVPPWHPLEPVFSGHSRFWTARPHRKFRINDLQAVLEAFEGQLEERWLESGRSDEGSVELAIAGEQSVRIVYGPDGVSVEPGSDGLEPDVECERTTMSSLLFGMHDRCAHLRAGDPLLETALPLRFFVWASEHV
- a CDS encoding SDR family NAD(P)-dependent oxidoreductase — encoded protein: MSGLLADETVIVTGGTRGIGRAIVDRFAAEGANLVVSSRSDDDVTTVAEELRTEHGVDAVGVPCDVTNADEIEVLVDATLERFGEIDALVSNAGGSINDDNLHRIDEEAWDRTVELNLKSLFLVAREVLPPMVESGGGSIVHMSSVNGLDGIGQIAYSSARSGVVGLSRLIATQYGRHGVRSNVVCPGTIETDRRSGQMDTTGESRASDEHDGEWTQRDQWIDQYPTGRFGRPEEVADATLFLASDMSSFVNGTHLVVDGGLTAGLDWSFQQQIFGSDETPTRPSKR
- a CDS encoding sugar phosphate isomerase/epimerase family protein translates to MAIQSALFSKVLRDRSLEEAVDLTAEIGYDGFEPMCRAPHLAVDRSTDEVADLRERLDDHDLDVPCLATYTGAYVGTSRSECEAQVEALERFLEFATLLDCDFVRHNPGGPAPWKATDQDVETAATWYQRAADRAAAHGVTLLIEIHARWLSETISGTEQLLSAIDRDNVGVIHDAGNMFLVGEAYGAESVDRLGDDLRHVHVKDEQLIADGDNRGNGNENENENEDGDGDGDAHGAFRLETADGLRTYRPRRLGEGEVDHAPLFEALVAAEYDGFVTAECSVPQDEPADDDAIATHELEQLTTLIDNAN